The stretch of DNA AGAGGCGGTGGGCACCGCAACTTCATAAAATAGAAAACCCACAATCCCCTTTTTATTCTGCTGTTTCACGCATGTTCAAATAGGTCTAACCTTTTTCCTTGCTCTTCACCTTTTTTGTAGTCGTCATTAAGATCGCGTGTGCAGGCAAGTCGAAGTTTGAAAATATTGCTTATAAATCTCCAGCGCTTCATTGTTAGAGGGATTATTTCTATGGCTAAGGCCTTGTATTTGGAGGATAGTTACCTCCGGGAGTGTGATGCTACTGTTGTTTCAGTGAAAGATGGTAAATATATAGTCTTAGATCAAACTATTTTCTATCCTAAGGGTGGAGGACAACCGTGGGATACTGGGAAGATCACGAAAGGTGATGAAGTTTACAATGTTGTTTATGTTGGCAAGTTCTCTGGGGAGATTTCT from Candidatus Bathyarchaeota archaeon encodes:
- a CDS encoding alanine--tRNA ligase-related protein, with the protein product MAKALYLEDSYLRECDATVVSVKDGKYIVLDQTIFYPKGGGQPWDTGKITKGDEVYNVVYVGKFSGEIS